A single genomic interval of Adhaeribacter pallidiroseus harbors:
- the sucD gene encoding succinate--CoA ligase subunit alpha produces the protein MSVLVNKDSRVIVQGFTGSEGSFHAQQMIEYGTNVVGGVTPGKGGSTHLDRPVFNTVVDAVRETGANVTIIFVPPAFAADAIMEAADAGISVIVTITEGIPTKDMIFVKEYISHKPLTLIGPNCPGVITPGEAKVGIMPGFVFAPGRIGIVSKSGTLTYEAADQIVKAGLGISTAIGIGGDPIIGTPTKNAVELLMNDPDTDAIVMIGEIGGNYEAMASQYIKETGNKKPVVGFIAGQTAPKGRRMGHAGAIIGGADDTAEAKMRIMQECGIHVVKSPANIGETMAKVLKGETIEA, from the coding sequence ATGAGTGTTTTAGTAAATAAAGATTCAAGAGTAATTGTCCAGGGCTTTACCGGCTCCGAAGGTTCGTTTCATGCCCAGCAAATGATTGAATACGGCACGAACGTAGTAGGCGGGGTAACCCCGGGGAAAGGCGGCAGCACCCACCTGGATCGGCCTGTTTTTAATACGGTGGTTGATGCCGTGCGCGAAACCGGGGCCAACGTAACCATTATTTTTGTACCCCCGGCGTTTGCCGCTGATGCGATTATGGAAGCCGCCGATGCCGGCATTAGCGTGATTGTTACCATCACCGAAGGTATTCCAACCAAAGACATGATATTTGTGAAGGAGTATATCAGCCATAAACCTTTAACCTTAATTGGTCCGAATTGCCCCGGCGTAATTACTCCCGGCGAAGCCAAAGTGGGCATTATGCCGGGCTTTGTTTTTGCTCCCGGTCGCATTGGTATAGTGTCTAAATCAGGTACGTTAACGTACGAAGCCGCCGACCAGATTGTAAAAGCGGGTTTAGGTATTTCCACGGCAATTGGCATTGGCGGTGACCCCATTATTGGTACGCCTACCAAAAACGCGGTAGAACTATTAATGAACGACCCCGATACCGACGCCATTGTCATGATTGGCGAAATTGGCGGCAACTACGAAGCCATGGCCTCGCAGTATATCAAAGAAACCGGTAACAAAAAACCAGTGGTAGGCTTTATCGCGGGTCAAACGGCCCCGAAAGGTCGCCGGATGGGCCACGCGGGCGCTATTATTGGCGGAGCAGACGACACAGCCGAAGCGAAAATGCGGATTATGCAGGAGTGCGGCATTCACGTGGTAAAATCGCCGGCCAACATTGGGGAAACCATGGCCAAAGTTTTAAAAGGCGAAACAATTGAAGCGTAA
- a CDS encoding SMP-30/gluconolactonase/LRE family protein, protein MRTVTYIVVVFLFTGLTFSCQQREKAATIPPTSATPMSQTPITTTGTIEKFDNALDQIIKPGAKIEILAKGFTWSEGPLWLPQENKLIFCDIPPNTIYQWTEKSGLEVYLKPSGYTGTIPRGGEVGSNGLILDKEGRLVLCQHGDRRMARLDAPLDAPVPKFFTIADRYEGKKLNSPNDAVYKSNGDLYFTDPPYGLEKNMDDPAKELPYQGVYRVTPDGTVHLLTKELSRPNGLAFSPDEKTLYIANSDPKRAIWMAYDVQPDGSIANGRVFFDATAMLQKEPGNPDGLKVAQNGVLFATGPGGVLIFSPEGKHLGTIKTGQSTANCAFNPDQSVLYITAHMYLMRVKIK, encoded by the coding sequence TTGCGAACTGTAACTTATATTGTAGTAGTATTCTTATTCACGGGTTTAACCTTCTCGTGCCAACAACGCGAGAAAGCCGCCACTATCCCTCCAACCAGTGCTACCCCTATGTCGCAAACACCAATTACCACCACCGGAACCATTGAAAAGTTTGATAATGCTCTGGACCAGATAATTAAACCGGGTGCCAAAATTGAAATTCTGGCCAAAGGATTTACCTGGTCGGAAGGTCCGTTATGGTTACCTCAGGAGAATAAGCTAATATTTTGTGACATACCGCCCAACACGATCTACCAGTGGACCGAAAAATCCGGCTTAGAAGTGTATCTAAAACCATCGGGTTATACCGGCACCATTCCGCGCGGGGGCGAAGTGGGCTCCAATGGTTTAATTTTAGATAAAGAAGGCCGCCTGGTGCTTTGCCAGCACGGCGACCGGCGCATGGCCCGCCTGGATGCCCCGTTAGATGCTCCGGTTCCCAAGTTTTTCACTATTGCTGACCGCTACGAAGGAAAAAAACTGAATAGTCCGAATGATGCGGTTTACAAAAGTAACGGGGATTTATACTTTACCGATCCGCCGTACGGCTTAGAAAAAAACATGGACGATCCGGCCAAAGAACTGCCGTACCAAGGCGTTTACCGGGTAACTCCTGACGGAACCGTGCATTTATTAACCAAAGAACTGAGCCGCCCCAACGGACTGGCTTTTTCGCCGGACGAAAAAACGTTGTATATCGCTAATTCCGATCCGAAGCGCGCTATTTGGATGGCTTATGATGTGCAGCCCGATGGCAGTATCGCCAACGGCCGGGTATTTTTCGACGCTACCGCCATGCTGCAAAAAGAACCGGGCAATCCGGATGGCTTAAAAGTTGCCCAGAACGGCGTTTTGTTTGCCACCGGTCCCGGCGGTGTTTTAATTTTTTCGCCGGAAGGCAAACATCTCGGTACTATCAAAACCGGGCAATCCACCGCAAACTGCGCCTTTAACCCCGACCAAAGTGTGTTGTACATCACGGCGCACATGTATTTAATGCGGGTGAAAATCAAGTAA
- a CDS encoding choice-of-anchor tandem repeat GloVer-containing protein, producing MQTHLNKPIFLNFTTRYAVPRLVFTNRYSQKSRLTAVAILSLYWLLAAFGPAYAQEELVGLTSNGGPQGKGTLFSMKTTGANYSIIKGFADWGKNPEGSLTKGSDGNFYGLTSLGGTYNYGTVFKITPSGAVTVLHQFDLNTTGGYPKGSLVKGADGNLYGMTSSGSPNSYGNIFKISPAGVFTIIKNFNSPTDGGRPNGHLIIAKDGNFYGTTYSGGAYGYGTIFKLTPGGTFTVLKSFDYTNDGGNSYGSLVQGKDDSFYGMTYWGGTYKFGTIYKITPAGKFTVLRHLQTEDGIYPQGNNLVSATDGHLYGTLPRGGANYVGTIFKITTSGSFNVIHHLENKQGSNPIGSLVQGPDGALYGMGYYGGANGDGSVFKITTKGTLSVLYSFTKINDGAHPNGTLFRHNDGNFYGMTFEGGKNLFGTIFKITPTGTFTVLNSLNGGSTGNAPQESVILAKDGAYYGTTREGGIYNQGTIFKVCGGIYTVLRSLNKNTDGSEPLGSLVQGTDGNFYGTTSQGGATGAGTIFKITPGGSYTVLRHLKTAEGSNPQGGLTQGKDGNFYGLAQYGGAQNGGTIFKITPAGAFTILWNLEATADGRYPAGNLVQGADGHFYGTTSTSGMYNYGTIFKISPTGAFKVLRHLQIIADGSSPLGSLTLGKDGNLYGTTSSGAAVLTTAPFLKLHQPAVIPY from the coding sequence ATGCAGACACATTTAAACAAACCCATTTTTTTAAATTTTACGACCCGGTACGCCGTACCCCGACTGGTTTTTACTAATCGTTATAGCCAAAAATCCCGGCTAACAGCTGTGGCTATTCTTAGCTTGTACTGGCTGTTGGCCGCTTTTGGGCCCGCTTACGCCCAGGAAGAATTAGTAGGACTTACCTCCAACGGCGGCCCCCAGGGAAAAGGCACTTTATTTTCAATGAAAACTACCGGCGCTAATTACTCCATTATTAAAGGCTTTGCCGACTGGGGTAAAAATCCGGAAGGAAGTTTAACCAAAGGCAGCGATGGTAATTTTTACGGCCTTACTTCGCTCGGCGGCACGTATAATTACGGAACCGTTTTTAAAATTACGCCGTCCGGGGCCGTTACGGTTTTGCATCAATTTGATCTTAATACCACCGGTGGGTATCCCAAGGGCAGTTTAGTAAAGGGTGCCGATGGCAACCTTTACGGCATGACCAGTTCGGGTAGCCCCAATAGTTACGGCAACATTTTTAAAATTTCGCCGGCGGGTGTTTTCACCATCATCAAAAACTTTAACAGTCCTACTGACGGTGGCCGGCCCAACGGTCATTTGATCATTGCGAAAGATGGCAATTTTTACGGTACCACTTACAGCGGCGGAGCGTATGGCTACGGCACTATTTTTAAGTTAACCCCGGGCGGTACTTTCACCGTGTTAAAATCTTTTGATTACACCAACGATGGTGGTAATTCTTACGGGAGCCTGGTACAAGGAAAAGACGATAGTTTTTACGGCATGACGTACTGGGGTGGAACCTACAAATTCGGCACTATCTATAAAATAACGCCGGCCGGTAAATTTACGGTGCTACGGCATTTACAGACCGAAGACGGCATTTATCCGCAAGGCAACAACTTAGTATCGGCCACCGATGGCCATTTGTATGGCACGCTGCCCCGCGGAGGAGCTAATTACGTAGGCACAATTTTTAAAATTACCACCAGCGGTTCTTTTAACGTCATTCATCATTTAGAGAATAAACAAGGCAGCAACCCTATTGGTAGTTTAGTACAAGGCCCTGATGGCGCTTTATACGGTATGGGCTATTACGGCGGCGCTAACGGCGATGGCTCGGTTTTTAAAATTACAACCAAAGGCACGCTTTCTGTTTTATATTCTTTTACCAAAATCAATGACGGCGCCCATCCGAACGGCACTTTGTTTCGCCACAACGACGGTAATTTTTACGGGATGACCTTTGAAGGTGGTAAAAACTTGTTCGGTACTATCTTTAAAATAACCCCCACTGGCACCTTTACGGTACTCAACAGTTTGAACGGCGGCTCTACGGGCAACGCACCCCAGGAAAGTGTTATTCTGGCGAAAGATGGAGCATACTATGGTACTACCCGCGAAGGAGGCATCTATAATCAAGGGACCATTTTTAAAGTATGCGGCGGCATTTACACGGTACTCCGGTCATTAAATAAAAACACCGACGGCAGTGAACCGCTGGGCAGCCTGGTGCAGGGTACCGATGGTAATTTTTACGGAACAACCTCTCAAGGGGGTGCCACCGGAGCAGGTACTATTTTTAAAATTACTCCCGGCGGATCCTATACCGTATTACGTCATTTAAAAACCGCCGAGGGCAGCAATCCGCAAGGTGGTTTAACCCAAGGCAAAGACGGTAACTTTTACGGCCTGGCTCAATATGGCGGAGCTCAGAACGGCGGCACTATTTTTAAAATAACACCTGCTGGTGCATTTACTATTCTGTGGAATTTAGAAGCCACCGCCGATGGTCGCTACCCGGCCGGTAATTTAGTGCAAGGCGCCGATGGCCACTTTTATGGCACCACCAGTACCAGCGGCATGTATAATTACGGCACTATTTTTAAAATTTCGCCCACCGGAGCCTTTAAAGTATTACGCCATTTGCAGATTATTGCCGACGGAAGTTCCCCGCTGGGTAGCCTTACTTTGGGCAAAGACGGTAACCTCTACGGTACCACTAGTTCCGGGGCAGCAGTTCTTACGACGGCGCCATTTTTAAAATTACACCAACCGGCAGTTATTCCGTATTAA
- a CDS encoding response regulator, producing MRKLKGVLLIDDNETSNFLNHRLLNRMEITENIRVFSNGQYALDYLHKLNREDYDQADPTYFKPDLILLDVNMPMLDGFEFLEIYHQELSHDLKQGTVVAMLSTSSHPQDTIRAAAFAAPYIVKPLTADKVNQLLTEKFAIS from the coding sequence ATGCGAAAACTAAAAGGCGTTTTATTGATTGATGATAACGAAACCAGCAATTTCCTGAATCATCGTTTATTAAACCGGATGGAGATAACCGAAAATATCCGGGTTTTTTCGAATGGACAATACGCCTTGGATTACCTTCATAAACTTAATCGAGAGGACTATGATCAGGCAGATCCAACGTACTTTAAACCCGATCTGATATTGCTAGACGTAAACATGCCCATGTTGGATGGTTTTGAATTTCTGGAAATTTACCACCAGGAACTCAGCCACGACTTAAAGCAAGGTACGGTTGTCGCCATGCTATCCACATCCTCGCATCCGCAGGATACCATTCGGGCGGCAGCGTTTGCGGCACCTTATATCGTAAAGCCTTTAACCGCCGATAAGGTAAACCAATTATTAACCGAAAAATTTGCCATTAGTTAG
- a CDS encoding DMT family transporter codes for MKTPLTLNKPVKTKLDSKQLAGALIVLLGAVCFSSKAVIVKLAYQYHIDSVSLLALRMLFSLPFFLLIAFFSRHKEVPAVPVSVKNYLLLAFYGLMGYYLASLFDFMGLQYITAGLERLILFVYPTLVVVFSRVFLGKKITQSQYLALALTYSGVLLVLLGDVEVQNSKHLLKGGLLVFASAVTYALYLMGSGILIPRFGSVRFNSYAMSVAALGVFSHYLINHGGAQLLNYAPAVYGYSVLMAIVATVVPSYLIAEGIRLVGAGNAAIIGSVGPISTILLAFLFLGETVSLVQLIGTGVVLSGILLITIKKEKLVKS; via the coding sequence ATGAAAACTCCCCTGACGTTAAATAAACCCGTTAAGACCAAGCTTGATAGCAAGCAGTTAGCCGGGGCGCTCATTGTTTTATTAGGAGCAGTTTGTTTTTCTTCGAAAGCCGTAATTGTGAAATTAGCTTACCAGTACCACATCGATTCGGTTTCGTTGTTGGCTTTACGTATGTTGTTTTCACTGCCATTTTTTCTGTTAATTGCTTTTTTTTCGCGCCATAAAGAAGTGCCGGCGGTGCCGGTTAGTGTTAAAAATTACCTCTTATTAGCGTTTTACGGATTAATGGGCTACTATCTGGCCAGTTTATTCGATTTTATGGGTCTGCAATACATTACGGCTGGTTTGGAACGCCTGATTTTATTTGTTTACCCAACTTTGGTGGTTGTGTTCTCCCGGGTGTTTTTAGGTAAAAAAATCACGCAAAGTCAATACCTTGCTTTAGCCCTCACGTACTCCGGCGTATTGCTGGTGCTTCTCGGCGATGTAGAAGTACAAAATAGTAAACATTTGTTAAAAGGCGGTTTGTTGGTTTTTGCCAGTGCGGTTACGTATGCCCTTTATTTAATGGGAAGCGGCATTCTTATTCCCCGATTTGGGTCGGTGCGGTTTAATTCGTATGCTATGTCGGTGGCGGCGCTTGGGGTATTTAGCCACTACCTGATTAATCACGGTGGAGCCCAGTTATTAAATTACGCACCGGCGGTATACGGTTATAGCGTCTTAATGGCCATTGTGGCTACAGTGGTTCCGTCGTACCTAATTGCCGAAGGAATCCGGCTGGTTGGAGCGGGAAACGCCGCCATTATTGGTAGCGTGGGTCCGATATCCACTATTTTGCTGGCTTTTTTGTTTTTAGGCGAAACCGTTTCATTGGTACAATTAATCGGAACCGGCGTGGTATTAAGCGGCATTTTGCTGATTACTATCAAAAAGGAAAAATTAGTTAAGTCTTAA
- a CDS encoding malectin domain-containing carbohydrate-binding protein: MDGQTPTGNLVQASDGNFYGMTSKGGKNRAGTLFRITTGGKFSVLRHFNLITDGGTPLGSLIVQKANPLVANPQNLTTVEDNPKTLTLTGSGGEPLTFTIKTQPKNGTITGSGATRTYKPKANFTGKDTFTFTVSVGCLVSAPATVTVTVSPVNDAPVLATISNKTVVLGSTVNFTATATDPDAGQTKTFSLVGAPAGARINATTGVFNWKPAAVGSTAFKIKVTDNGSPALSDEQALMVTVTNTENMVRLNTGGAAVATSLGHFAADAYFSGVTGISTTTSAIEGTTDDALYQDNRRAATNGGSFSYHIPVTNGNYQVKLHFAETFYTTAGLRKFNVSGEGTAWLTNYDIVAVAGSSKKAVIASKNILVTDGELNLIFVSVVDKACVSAIEVVPAGAADAFATGSKVETKALIVSKIYPNPAVNSLHLTLSESAAVFTGTITDSKGYTVKTLHEPVQASQVEVNVESLQPGLYQLHVQTSAGIQIYRFVKR, encoded by the coding sequence ATTGATGGCCAAACCCCCACCGGCAATCTGGTTCAAGCTTCCGATGGGAATTTTTACGGAATGACCAGCAAGGGTGGTAAAAACAGAGCAGGTACTTTGTTCCGGATTACCACGGGAGGTAAGTTTAGTGTGCTGCGTCATTTTAATTTAATTACGGATGGAGGTACGCCGCTGGGCAGCTTAATCGTGCAAAAGGCTAATCCGTTGGTGGCTAATCCTCAAAACCTGACTACCGTTGAAGATAATCCGAAAACATTAACTCTAACGGGCTCCGGCGGCGAGCCACTTACCTTTACCATAAAAACACAACCTAAAAACGGTACCATAACCGGTTCCGGAGCTACCCGCACCTACAAGCCTAAAGCTAATTTTACCGGCAAAGATACCTTTACGTTTACCGTAAGTGTTGGCTGCCTCGTTTCGGCACCCGCTACGGTAACCGTTACTGTTAGTCCGGTAAACGATGCCCCGGTTTTAGCCACCATCAGCAATAAAACCGTAGTGCTGGGTTCCACTGTAAATTTCACGGCTACGGCTACCGATCCGGATGCCGGCCAGACCAAAACCTTTTCATTAGTAGGCGCTCCGGCGGGGGCCCGCATTAATGCTACCACGGGTGTTTTCAACTGGAAGCCGGCGGCTGTTGGCAGTACTGCTTTTAAAATTAAAGTTACCGATAACGGCTCGCCGGCTTTGTCCGATGAACAAGCGCTTATGGTTACTGTTACGAATACCGAGAATATGGTGCGCTTAAATACCGGTGGAGCCGCCGTAGCCACCTCGCTCGGCCATTTTGCGGCCGATGCTTATTTCAGCGGGGTTACGGGTATCTCAACCACTACTTCCGCCATTGAGGGTACTACTGACGATGCCTTGTACCAGGACAATCGGCGGGCTGCTACGAACGGCGGCAGCTTTAGCTATCATATTCCGGTTACCAACGGCAACTACCAGGTAAAGCTGCACTTTGCCGAAACCTTCTATACCACGGCTGGTTTGCGTAAATTTAACGTCAGCGGCGAAGGTACCGCCTGGTTAACAAACTACGACATTGTAGCGGTGGCCGGTAGTTCTAAAAAAGCCGTGATCGCCAGTAAAAACATTCTGGTAACGGATGGAGAATTAAACCTGATTTTTGTATCGGTGGTCGATAAAGCTTGTGTATCGGCGATTGAAGTAGTGCCCGCGGGAGCTGCCGATGCTTTTGCCACCGGCTCCAAAGTTGAAACTAAAGCTTTGATAGTTAGCAAAATATACCCGAATCCGGCGGTAAATTCGTTGCACCTAACTTTGAGCGAATCAGCGGCGGTATTTACCGGCACCATCACCGACAGCAAAGGCTACACCGTTAAAACCTTGCACGAACCGGTGCAAGCCAGTCAGGTAGAAGTAAATGTGGAATCGTTGCAGCCCGGCTTATATCAACTTCACGTCCAAACTTCGGCTGGCATCCAGATTTACCGATTTGTAAAACGCTAA
- a CDS encoding sensor histidine kinase → MKQLFNLVDTSTFMPHGHCYQWNKAILWPTVVGDALTGIAYFSIPFMLFYLAQKRKYLVQKHVFILFGMFILACGTTHLLDIWTVWDPVYDIASLVKVVTGLLSLGTAFILLRSLPKILLIPSADTLAMANSELLLQMKERHKAEAALRQANDELENRVNQRTAQLIRVNRELEKEVEFRKKVEKNLIVKNGELIRINADLDNFVYCASHDLKSPVINAEGLITVLKEELPGVDPDISQVFGKLEYSIHQMHRTINDLTQVSKIQKDTEEEHEFISFATILDEVTASLAEVIQQSGAVVHTDFTANPKVWFSRKNLKSVLYNLVSNAIKYRSPDRLPVVSVTSAAVNNYVVVTVTDNGIGIDLPKHEKKIFSLFKRLRDDVEGSGVGLFIVKRIMDFNQGKIEVGSTPGEGSTFRAYFPNKS, encoded by the coding sequence ATGAAACAATTATTCAATTTGGTTGATACCAGTACTTTTATGCCGCATGGCCATTGTTACCAATGGAATAAAGCTATATTGTGGCCAACCGTGGTGGGCGATGCTTTAACGGGAATAGCTTATTTTTCAATCCCGTTTATGCTTTTTTACCTGGCTCAAAAGCGGAAATATTTAGTGCAAAAGCACGTATTCATTTTATTCGGGATGTTTATACTGGCTTGTGGCACTACGCATTTACTGGATATCTGGACGGTTTGGGACCCGGTTTATGATATAGCTAGTTTAGTAAAGGTAGTAACCGGACTTTTGTCTTTAGGCACAGCGTTTATTTTACTGCGGTCATTGCCCAAAATACTGCTTATTCCTAGTGCCGATACGCTGGCCATGGCCAACTCGGAGTTGCTGTTGCAAATGAAAGAAAGACATAAAGCCGAGGCGGCGTTGCGGCAGGCAAATGATGAATTGGAAAACCGCGTAAACCAACGCACTGCTCAATTAATTCGGGTTAACCGGGAATTAGAAAAAGAAGTAGAATTTAGAAAAAAAGTGGAAAAAAACCTGATTGTTAAAAACGGGGAGTTAATACGCATTAATGCCGACCTGGATAATTTTGTTTATTGCGCCTCGCACGATTTAAAATCGCCGGTTATCAACGCCGAAGGTTTAATAACTGTTTTAAAAGAAGAATTACCGGGTGTAGATCCTGATATTTCCCAGGTTTTTGGCAAGTTGGAGTATTCTATCCACCAGATGCACCGCACCATCAACGACTTAACTCAGGTAAGTAAAATTCAAAAAGACACGGAAGAAGAGCACGAGTTTATTTCTTTCGCCACTATTTTAGATGAAGTCACTGCTAGTCTGGCCGAAGTCATCCAACAATCCGGCGCAGTAGTTCATACCGATTTTACCGCCAACCCTAAAGTTTGGTTTTCGCGTAAAAATTTAAAAAGCGTGCTGTACAATTTGGTAAGTAACGCGATTAAGTACCGGTCGCCGGATCGATTGCCCGTGGTTAGCGTAACCAGTGCTGCCGTTAATAATTATGTGGTAGTAACGGTAACCGACAACGGTATAGGTATAGACTTGCCTAAACACGAAAAAAAAATATTTTCTTTATTTAAACGGTTACGCGACGATGTGGAGGGCAGCGGAGTAGGTTTATTTATCGTGAAAAGAATTATGGATTTCAACCAAGGTAAGATAGAAGTGGGCAGCACCCCCGGAGAAGGCTCTACCTTCCGGGCTTACTTCCCGAATAAGTCATAG
- a CDS encoding Dps family protein: MQDLTVTGLEKKSNQELATKLNELLANYHIYYQNVRGFHWNIKGSNFFQLHAKFEELYTNALTRIDEIAERILTLGYTPLHSFSEFIGNSSIKETHNLTSDRETVGTTIENITLLIKLEREILKLADESGDEGTEDLLSTDLNENEKTLWMLNAFLNG, translated from the coding sequence ATGCAAGACTTAACCGTAACCGGCCTGGAGAAAAAGAGCAATCAGGAACTGGCTACCAAGCTAAACGAACTCCTGGCCAACTATCATATTTATTACCAAAATGTACGTGGCTTTCACTGGAACATTAAAGGCAGTAATTTTTTTCAGTTGCACGCCAAGTTTGAGGAATTGTATACCAATGCCCTCACCCGCATTGATGAAATAGCCGAACGCATCTTAACTCTGGGTTATACACCCTTACACAGCTTTTCAGAATTTATCGGTAATTCCTCCATTAAAGAAACGCATAATCTGACTTCCGACCGCGAAACCGTAGGAACTACTATTGAAAATATTACTTTATTAATTAAACTGGAGCGGGAAATTCTAAAATTGGCGGACGAAAGTGGTGATGAAGGTACCGAGGATCTTTTAAGCACGGACCTGAACGAAAACGAAAAAACCCTATGGATGCTCAATGCTTTTCTGAACGGGTAA
- a CDS encoding PQQ-dependent sugar dehydrogenase: MNKLLLVSLLLMFGFLAILEARQNKQSASGALFRVKNPGNAIPKDKAAANVQLKVAFPNLTFEMPVEFVSPDDGTNRNFVIAQEGVIHVFPNNPGVKTTQKFLDITSKVVSGGERGLLGLAFHPEFKKNGYFYVNYTRGKDLETAISRFQVSKSNPNQADPASEVVLLTYEQPFSNHNGGKVAFGNDGYLYIAAGDGGSGGDPHNNGQNKASLLGKILRIDVNKPAGNLKYSIPADNPFKGNKEGFREEIYAYGLRNPWRFSFDKTTGNLWAGDVGQNKIEEVDIVKNGQNYGWRVMEANECFKPEDCDKTGYALPVHSYQQGMDTGKSITGGHVYRGKKLAALKGKYIYGDYVTGNIWTLTPQANGKYENAALMKLDGNISSFGEDANNELYVCSYGDGKIYTFTAVNAQAAK; this comes from the coding sequence ATGAATAAGCTTTTATTGGTTAGTTTACTACTGATGTTTGGTTTTCTGGCCATTTTGGAAGCCCGCCAGAATAAGCAAAGTGCCTCCGGGGCTTTGTTCCGGGTAAAAAACCCCGGTAATGCTATTCCTAAAGATAAAGCCGCGGCTAATGTGCAATTAAAAGTAGCATTTCCAAATCTTACTTTTGAGATGCCGGTGGAGTTTGTGAGTCCTGACGATGGTACCAATCGGAACTTTGTGATTGCCCAGGAAGGGGTGATTCACGTGTTTCCGAATAACCCCGGCGTAAAAACCACTCAGAAATTTTTAGATATCACGAGCAAAGTGGTAAGTGGCGGCGAACGCGGTTTGCTGGGCCTAGCTTTTCATCCGGAATTTAAAAAAAATGGTTATTTCTACGTGAACTACACCCGGGGTAAAGATTTAGAAACGGCCATTTCCCGGTTTCAGGTAAGTAAAAGTAACCCTAACCAGGCCGACCCAGCTTCGGAAGTGGTATTGCTGACTTATGAGCAACCATTTAGTAATCACAACGGCGGCAAAGTAGCTTTCGGCAACGATGGTTATTTGTACATTGCGGCCGGCGATGGCGGCAGCGGCGGCGACCCGCACAACAACGGCCAGAATAAAGCCAGCTTACTGGGTAAAATTTTGCGGATAGACGTGAACAAACCCGCGGGTAATTTAAAATATTCCATTCCGGCTGATAATCCGTTTAAAGGCAATAAAGAAGGCTTCCGGGAAGAAATTTACGCCTACGGCTTGCGCAACCCCTGGCGGTTTAGCTTTGATAAAACTACCGGTAATTTATGGGCCGGCGATGTTGGTCAGAATAAAATTGAAGAAGTAGATATTGTAAAAAACGGTCAGAATTACGGCTGGCGCGTAATGGAAGCCAACGAGTGTTTCAAACCCGAAGACTGCGACAAAACGGGTTACGCCTTACCGGTGCATTCGTATCAGCAGGGCATGGACACGGGTAAATCTATAACCGGCGGGCACGTATACCGCGGCAAAAAACTAGCGGCTCTCAAAGGCAAATACATTTACGGCGATTACGTAACCGGCAACATCTGGACGTTAACTCCCCAGGCGAATGGAAAATACGAAAATGCGGCTTTAATGAAATTAGACGGTAACATTTCTTCGTTCGGCGAAGATGCCAATAATGAATTATACGTGTGCTCGTACGGTGATGGTAAAATTTACACCTTTACCGCAGTTAATGCCCAAGCTGCTAAATAA